Proteins found in one Nitrospirota bacterium genomic segment:
- a CDS encoding manganese efflux pump: MDIFTILIIAIGLAMDAFAVSIASGIAMKTLHVQRALTIGLFFGTFQAFMPVLGWFAGLRLRDMISSIDHWIAFLLLSAIGAKMIYEARKIEETEKEVAAFSIYILFVLSIATSIDALAVGLGFAFLDISIVTPVIVIGLVTFALSCIGVLIGGKFGHLFEKKIEIAGGIILIAIGTKILLEHFGVLG; this comes from the coding sequence ATGGATATTTTCACTATATTAATTATTGCGATCGGTCTTGCAATGGATGCCTTTGCAGTCTCTATTGCCAGCGGGATTGCTATGAAGACGCTCCATGTGCAGAGGGCGCTTACCATAGGACTTTTCTTCGGGACATTTCAGGCCTTTATGCCGGTACTTGGCTGGTTTGCAGGACTTCGCCTGAGGGACATGATCTCCAGCATTGACCACTGGATTGCATTCCTGCTCCTCAGCGCCATTGGAGCAAAGATGATATATGAGGCAAGGAAGATAGAAGAGACAGAAAAGGAGGTAGCGGCATTTAGTATATATATCCTCTTTGTGCTCTCCATTGCAACAAGTATAGATGCCCTTGCCGTTGGACTCGGATTTGCCTTTCTCGATATATCCATCGTTACCCCTGTAATTGTAATCGGTCTGGTAACATTCGCCCTGTCCTGCATAGGGGTATTAATCGGAGGGAAGTTCGGACACCTTTTTGAGAAGAAGATAGAGATTGCCGGTGGAATAATCCTCATTGCCATAGGTACAAAGATATTGTTGGAGCATTTTGGTGTATTAGGTTAG